Genomic window (Xylanimonas protaetiae):
GCTCATCGGCACGGGCGGCAAGGTGGGCACGCAGGCGTCGTCGGCGTGCGTGCGCGCGATCGCCATCGGCGAGGTGCGGCCCTCGGACATCGCCCGCGTGACGCTGCGCGAGGCCGCGACCGGGCTGCTGCTCGGCGCGGGCCTGGGCGTGCTCGCGATCGGCGCCGGCTTGTTCTTCACGGGGCTGGAGGTCGCCGTCGTCGTCGGGGTGTCGCTCATGCTCATCGCCCTGCTCGGGGCGCTCGTGGGCGGGATCTCCCGCTGGTGGCGCGGCGGTTCGGCATCGACCCGGCGCTCGTGTCGGCGCCCGTGGTCACCACCGTCGTGGACGTGCTCGGCCTGGTGATCTACTTCGTCGTCGCGAGCACGCTGCTGGGCCTCTGAGCACCTCCGCCCGGGCGGGCCGGCGCGCGGCTAGCCTGGGCGGGTGCTGCGGATCTCCGACCTGACCTACCTCGTGCGCGACCTCGACGAGGCCATCACGTTCTTCGTCGACGCCCTGGGCTTCGAGGTCCGCTCCGACGAGGTCTCCCCCGGGCGCCGCCGCGTCGTCGTGGGTCCCGACGGTGGCGGGCCAGGCCTGGTGCTCAAGCCCGCGCCGAGCTCGCCCCAGGTGGGCCGGCAGGCCGACGGCGGGGTCCTGTTCTTCCTCCACACGGACGACTTCGACGCGACCTACGCGCGCCTGGCCGCGCACGGCGTGACGTTCCGCGAGGAGCCGCGGCACGAGCCGTGGGGCACCGTCGTCGTGTTCGAGGACCTCTACGGCCAGCCGTGGGACCTCATCCAGCCGCTCGCCTGAGAACACCCGAGCCACCGCTCGACGGCGTCGAGCCGGCGGCTCGTCTGGCGCTGCCAGTCCCGCTCCTGCACGCGGTGCGGCCCCGTGGCCAGCGACATGAGCACCCCGGCGACGCGCGCGGACAGCTCCGCGGGGTCGACGACGTCGGCGAACGCGGTCGCGTACTGCCGGGCGAGGGCGCGCAGGCGGGGCCGTCCCAGCCGCGCATGAGCGACAGCGTCTCGAGGTGCGCGACGAGGCAGGCGAGGTCGTCCGCGCGGCGGCCGGGGCCGGCGCTGTCGACGTCGAGCAGGCCCGTGACGCGCCCGCCCGCGAGCAGCAGCTGCGCCTCGTAGAGGTCGCCGTGCGTGGGCGCGTCGTCGGGCATGCCGACCGTGCGGTCGAGGATCCGGTCCGCGAGCGCCGCCGCCCGCCCGGCCTCGCGCGGCAGTGCGGCGCCGATGAGGGAGGCGTAGAAGTCGGCGTGCTCGCTCCAGGGGGCGCGGCGCGGCATGGTGCACAGCTCGTGCGGCAGCCGTTCGACGAGGTCGAGCACCTCGCGCGGGGACGGCACGGGGCGGCCGGACTGGACGGCGGCCCGCATGGTGGTGCCGTCCAGCGGGGTGAGCACGAGCAGGCCGTCGGCGGTGGAGTCGAGCACGGCGGGCACGGGCAGCCCGGCCGCGGTGAGCAGGTCGTGGCGGCGGCGCAGCTCGTCGACCTTCGTGGGCCGCAGCACCTTGAGGTAGAGCCGCCCGCCGGGGGCGCTCGCCTCGACGACGGCGCGCCGCGTGGGCCGGTACGCGCGCAGGGTCAGGTCGACGGGCCGGCTCGCCGCCGCGGGCACGCCGAAGCGTTCGAGCAGGGCGGCGACGGCGTCCTCGTCGTGCGCGGTGCGCAGGGCGGGCAGGCCGGGGTCGTCGGGGAAGAGCCAGACGGCGGCGCGCCGCTCGCCGCGCTCGAGCGTGAGGACGCCGGGCGCGCTGTGGTGCGCGGGGCGGCCGACGCTCGCGCCGAGCGTCTCGCGGCGGACGCCGTCGGACCAGCGCACGTCGCCGCGGTACGCCACCGTGGTGGACGTCCCGGGGCGGTGGTCGACCTGCCGCACCGACCAGTCGACCAGCTCGCCGCCGGCGCGGTCGAGCGCGGCCGCGAGCAGGTCACCGGCGTCGGCGCCGGTGAGCAGGTCGAGTGCGGACGTCATGGCGTCAGGGCGAGGCGACGGTGCTGCGCGGGTCGGTCAGGTCGTCCATGGCGTCGAGGAGGCTCGCCTGGATGTAGGTGAGCTCGGGCGTCGCGAAGCTCTCCCAGGAGAGGTCGTCGACGTCGCCCCACGACTCCTCGGCGGCGGGCTCGTCCCACATCGTCGTCTGCGGGTTGTGCTTGTAGACCCACCACAGGTGGCCGAACGGGTCGGCGAAGCGGGAGAAGGTGTCGCCCCAGAAGTCGGTGGGCTCCGTGACGACGCGGCCGCCACGCGCGACGGCACGCTCGAGCGTCGCCTCGACGTCGTCGACGTAGACGCGCACGAACGCGGGCGTGTACGGCCAGTGCGGCTTGCGGTCCGCGACGGTGAGCAGGGAGTCGCCGAGGAGCAGCTCGGAGTGCAGCACGAGCCCGTCGACGTCGTCGGTGCGGGCCGCCGGCACCTCGACCGCGCCGAACACCTGGACGAGGAACTCGATGAGCCCTCGGGCGTCGTCGGACATGATGAACGGCGCGATGGTGGCGGAGCCGGCGGGCGCGGCGGGGGTAGACATCCGGGGTTCCTCTCGGTCGACCCTTCGACCATGACGGGAAACGGCGGCGCCCGGGGACGGCTGGCCGCGGCGGGCCCGCGGTCTGTCGCGCTGCGCACGTCCCCGCGTGGTGCACTGGCCGTGTGAAACCCTTCCTGCTGCTGGCGACGCGCGCGCAGGACGTCGCCGCCGACGGCGAGCACGCGGCCGTGCTGCGCTTCGGCGGGCTCGCGCCGGAGCGGGTGCGGCGGGTGCGGCTCGAGCAGGCGCCCATGCCGCGCATCGACCTCGACGACTACGCGGGGATCGTCGTGGGCGGCGGCCCGTTCAACTCCTCGGACCCGGAGACGTCGAAGTCGCCGACGCAGCGCCGCGTCGAGCGCGAGTTCGCTGCCCTGCTCGACGAGGTCGTGGACCGCGACTTCCCGTTCCTGGGCGCCTGCTACGGCGTCGGGACGCTCGGCGCGCACGAGGGCGCGATCATCGACCGCACGTACGGCGAGCGGATCGGCCCCGTGGAGGTCACGCTCACGCCGGAGGGCGTCGCCGACCCGCTGCTGGCCGGGATGCCGCCGCGGTTCCACGCGCTCGTCGGGCACAAGGAGGCGGTGCGCGCGCTCCCCGCGCACGCGGTGCTGCTCGCGTCGTCGGCGCACTGCCCGGTGCAGATGTTCCGCATCCGCAGCAACCTGTACGCCACGCAGTTCCACCCGGAGCTGGACGTCGCGGGCCTGCTGGAGCGTATCGAGGTGTACCGGGACCACGGGTACTTCGAGCCGTCGGAGCACGCGGAGGTGCTGGCGCGGGCGACGTCGCGCGAGATCACCGCCCCGCACCGCATCTTGCGGGCGTTCGTGGAGCGCTACGGCACGCCGTAGCGGGGCTCACGCGTGGCTGGGGTGCTCGTGCTGGACGTGCTCGGCCGGCTCGATCTGGAACGTGGAGTGCTCGACGGCGATGGCGAAGTGCGTCGCGAGGCACTCCTGGAGCTGGTCGAGGATCCGCCCGGCGTGCCCGTCGCTGAAGCACTCGCTCTCGACGACGACGTGGGCGGACAGCACCGGCAGGCCGGTCGCGATGAGCGACGCGTGCACGTCGTGCACCTCGCGCACGTGGTCGACCTCGAGCAGGTGGGCGCGGACGTCGTCGAGGTCGAGTCCCGGCGGGGTCGACTCGAGCAGCACCGACGTCGTCTCCCACAGGATCTTCGCGGCGCGCGGCAGGATCAGGACGCCGATGAGCAGGCCCGCGACGGCGTCGGCCTGCTGCCACCCGGTCGCGGCGATGACGACCGCTGCGACGATGACGGCGACGGAGCCCAGGGCGTCGTTGAGCACCTCGAGGAACGCGGCCCGCAGGTTGAGGTTCGCCGCCCGCCGTGACGCCAGGACCAGCAGCGACGCGACGTTCCCCACGAGGCCGACGACGCCGAAGACGACGAGCTCGCCCGAGGCGATCTCGGGCGGCGAGAACAGCCGCTGCACGCCCTCGACCAGCACGTAGACGCCGACGGCGAGCAGGATCGCCGACTGCCCGAGCGCGGCGAGCACCTCAGCGCGGCGGAACCCCCACGTGCGCTGCGACGTCGCCGGGCGCAGCGACAGGTGCGCCGCGAAGAGCGCGAGGGCGAGGCCCGCGGCGTCGACCAGCATGTGCGCGGCGTCGACCAGCAGCGCGAGCGACCCGGTGAGGAGCGCGCCGACCACCTCGGCCAGCAGGATCGTCGCCGTGATCGCGAAGGCGACAGCGAGCCGCCCGCGATGGTCGCCGGGCCCGCCGGGCCCGCCGGGGGCATGGTCGTGGTCGTGGCTCATGAGCCCAGCGTTCCACGGACGGCGCAGGGCGTCGGACGCGGGCACGCTGGCGCCGGATCGCTACAGCAGGAGCAGGTTGAGCGACGCGACGACGACGAGCACCGTGACGAGGCGGTCGAACAGGCGCTGGTCCACGCGGCCGACGACCTTCCGGCCGATCCACGTCCCCACGAGCACGACGGGCGCGAGCACCGCCCAGAGCGCCACCGTGTCGGCGCGCACGATCCCCACGCCCACCGCGACGGGCAGCTTGATCACGTTGACCGTGAAGAAGAACCACGCCGTCGTGCCGAGGAACCGCCACTTCTCGAACCCCGTGGCGAGCAGGTAGAGGCTCATGGGCGGGCCGCCCGCGTTGGCCACCA
Coding sequences:
- a CDS encoding VOC family protein, whose protein sequence is MLRISDLTYLVRDLDEAITFFVDALGFEVRSDEVSPGRRRVVVGPDGGGPGLVLKPAPSSPQVGRQADGGVLFFLHTDDFDATYARLAAHGVTFREEPRHEPWGTVVVFEDLYGQPWDLIQPLA
- a CDS encoding phosphotransferase, whose amino-acid sequence is MTSALDLLTGADAGDLLAAALDRAGGELVDWSVRQVDHRPGTSTTVAYRGDVRWSDGVRRETLGASVGRPAHHSAPGVLTLERGERRAAVWLFPDDPGLPALRTAHDEDAVAALLERFGVPAAASRPVDLTLRAYRPTRRAVVEASAPGGRLYLKVLRPTKVDELRRRHDLLTAAGLPVPAVLDSTADGLLVLTPLDGTTMRAAVQSGRPVPSPREVLDLVERLPHELCTMPRRAPWSEHADFYASLIGAALPREAGRAAALADRILDRTVGMPDDAPTHGDLYEAQLLLAGGRVTGLLDVDSAGPGRRADDLACLVAHLETLSLMRGWDGPACAPSPGSTRPRSPTSSTPRSCPRASPGCSCRWPRGRTACRSGTGSARRAAGSTPSSGGSGVLRRAAG
- a CDS encoding VOC family protein — its product is MSTPAAPAGSATIAPFIMSDDARGLIEFLVQVFGAVEVPAARTDDVDGLVLHSELLLGDSLLTVADRKPHWPYTPAFVRVYVDDVEATLERAVARGGRVVTEPTDFWGDTFSRFADPFGHLWWVYKHNPQTTMWDEPAAEESWGDVDDLSWESFATPELTYIQASLLDAMDDLTDPRSTVASP
- a CDS encoding glutamine amidotransferase, whose translation is MKPFLLLATRAQDVAADGEHAAVLRFGGLAPERVRRVRLEQAPMPRIDLDDYAGIVVGGGPFNSSDPETSKSPTQRRVEREFAALLDEVVDRDFPFLGACYGVGTLGAHEGAIIDRTYGERIGPVEVTLTPEGVADPLLAGMPPRFHALVGHKEAVRALPAHAVLLASSAHCPVQMFRIRSNLYATQFHPELDVAGLLERIEVYRDHGYFEPSEHAEVLARATSREITAPHRILRAFVERYGTP
- a CDS encoding cation diffusion facilitator family transporter, yielding MSHDHDHAPGGPGGPGDHRGRLAVAFAITATILLAEVVGALLTGSLALLVDAAHMLVDAAGLALALFAAHLSLRPATSQRTWGFRRAEVLAALGQSAILLAVGVYVLVEGVQRLFSPPEIASGELVVFGVVGLVGNVASLLVLASRRAANLNLRAAFLEVLNDALGSVAVIVAAVVIAATGWQQADAVAGLLIGVLILPRAAKILWETTSVLLESTPPGLDLDDVRAHLLEVDHVREVHDVHASLIATGLPVLSAHVVVESECFSDGHAGRILDQLQECLATHFAIAVEHSTFQIEPAEHVQHEHPSHA